The Saccharopolyspora gloriosae genome window below encodes:
- a CDS encoding gamma-glutamyltransferase family protein: protein MFTTRPTLQGTHGMVSSTHWLASSAAMAVLEDDGNAFDAAVAAGFVLHVVEPHLNGPAGEVPIIFAPAGGAPTVLCGQGPAPAGATIEHYRDLGLELVPGTGPLAAAVPGAFDAWLLLLRDHGTKTLADVLKYAIGYAENGHPAVERIGQTVRTVRELFTSEWAASAELYLPGGEPPAPGALLRNPALARTWRRVLAEAEAAGASREAQLDAARRVWREGFIAEALADAAAQSTMDSSGGRHAGTLTGDDLAGFTATYEEPATYDWNGWTVCKAGLWSQGPVLLQQLALLPDALDLDTPEYLHTLIEGTKLAMADREAWYGDSTDVTVDDLLDPAYNDQRRALIGERASTELRPGSPGGRVPKLSAHAQRVQHGPLDLIAPAGAGEPTVARSGETRGDTCHLDIVDRWGNMIAATPSGGWLHSNPVIGELGFPLGTRLQMAWLDPDLPNSLAPGKRPRTTLTPSLALRGDEPVLAFGTPGGDQQDQWSTHFFLSVALREQVRGGYDLQGAIDAPNWHSESFPGSFYPRAMRPGAVTVESRIGYSAIAELRRRGHDVAVGEPWSEGRLSAVARDPETGILSAAANPRGMQGYAVGR, encoded by the coding sequence TTGTTCACCACCCGACCGACCCTGCAGGGCACGCACGGCATGGTGTCCTCGACGCACTGGCTGGCGTCCTCGGCCGCGATGGCGGTGCTGGAGGACGACGGCAACGCCTTCGACGCGGCGGTGGCGGCCGGGTTCGTCCTGCACGTCGTGGAACCGCACCTGAACGGTCCGGCCGGTGAGGTCCCGATCATCTTCGCCCCCGCCGGGGGTGCGCCGACCGTGCTGTGCGGGCAGGGCCCGGCGCCCGCCGGGGCGACCATCGAGCACTACCGCGACCTGGGGCTGGAACTGGTTCCCGGCACCGGGCCGCTGGCCGCGGCCGTGCCCGGCGCGTTCGACGCGTGGCTGCTGCTGTTGCGCGACCACGGCACGAAAACCCTCGCCGACGTGCTCAAGTACGCCATCGGCTACGCCGAGAACGGGCACCCGGCGGTGGAGCGCATCGGGCAGACCGTGCGCACGGTGCGCGAGCTGTTCACCTCGGAGTGGGCCGCCTCCGCCGAGCTCTACCTGCCCGGCGGTGAGCCGCCCGCGCCCGGTGCGCTGCTGCGCAACCCGGCGCTGGCGCGGACGTGGCGCCGCGTGCTCGCCGAGGCCGAGGCCGCCGGGGCGTCCCGCGAGGCGCAGCTCGACGCGGCCCGGCGGGTGTGGCGCGAGGGGTTCATCGCCGAAGCTCTCGCCGACGCCGCCGCTCAGTCCACGATGGACAGTTCAGGGGGGCGGCACGCCGGCACCCTCACCGGTGATGACCTCGCCGGATTCACCGCCACCTACGAGGAACCCGCCACCTACGACTGGAACGGCTGGACCGTCTGCAAGGCCGGGCTGTGGAGCCAAGGTCCGGTGCTGCTGCAGCAGCTCGCGCTGCTGCCCGACGCGCTCGACCTCGACACCCCGGAATACCTGCACACCCTCATCGAAGGCACCAAGCTCGCGATGGCCGACCGGGAGGCCTGGTACGGCGACAGCACCGACGTCACCGTCGACGACCTGCTCGACCCCGCCTACAACGACCAGCGCCGCGCCCTCATCGGCGAGCGGGCCTCGACCGAGCTCCGCCCCGGCAGCCCCGGCGGACGCGTCCCCAAGCTCAGCGCGCACGCCCAGCGGGTGCAGCACGGGCCGCTGGACCTGATCGCGCCAGCGGGCGCGGGCGAACCCACGGTGGCGCGCAGCGGTGAGACCCGCGGCGACACCTGCCACCTGGACATCGTGGACCGGTGGGGCAACATGATCGCCGCGACGCCCAGCGGCGGCTGGCTGCACTCCAACCCGGTGATCGGCGAACTCGGCTTCCCGCTGGGCACCCGCTTGCAGATGGCGTGGCTCGACCCGGACCTGCCGAACTCGCTGGCCCCCGGCAAGCGGCCGCGCACCACCCTGACCCCGTCGCTGGCGTTGCGCGGCGACGAACCCGTGCTCGCGTTCGGCACTCCCGGCGGCGACCAGCAGGACCAGTGGAGCACGCACTTCTTCCTCTCCGTCGCCCTGCGCGAGCAGGTGCGCGGCGGCTACGACCTGCAAGGCGCCATCGACGCGCCGAACTGGCACTCCGAGAGCTTCCCCGGCTCGTTCTACCCGCGCGCCATGCGTCCCGGCGCCGTCACCGTGGAGTCCCGCATCGGCTACTCGGCGATCGCCGAGCTGCGGCGCCGCGGGCACGACGTGGCCGTGGGGGAGCCGTGGTCGGAGGGCAGGCTCAGCGCGGTCGCGCGCGACCCGGAGACCGGCATCCTCTCCGCGGCGGCGAATCCGCGCGGCATGCAGGGGTACGCGGTAGGCCGTTGA
- a CDS encoding VOC family protein, giving the protein MPQPTAVRGLRRVELITTDLDGAALFHQNLLGWRVWDSAAGGFECWVGERHCASMRPATHGVRPGWYVVFAGARHDGDLVGPDEVTARMVTGRAQHGPWAPGPRRGEPCWLDLCTGAPERADAFWAPTLGWAVQDGRYLTGGRLLSARSGRCVDGRWDWLCHFATEDVDFAANRAVQGGGRVVDGLHHPVLGEVVVIADPQGAVYGLATDIGRWGGSPAEGSGR; this is encoded by the coding sequence GTGCCCCAGCCCACCGCCGTGCGCGGTCTGCGTCGCGTTGAACTGATCACCACCGACCTGGATGGTGCGGCGCTGTTCCACCAGAACCTGCTGGGCTGGCGGGTGTGGGACTCGGCGGCGGGCGGTTTCGAGTGCTGGGTCGGCGAGCGGCACTGCGCCTCGATGCGTCCCGCCACGCACGGTGTGCGCCCCGGCTGGTACGTGGTGTTCGCCGGCGCGCGCCACGACGGTGATCTCGTCGGACCCGACGAGGTCACCGCGCGGATGGTGACCGGCCGCGCCCAGCACGGCCCGTGGGCGCCGGGCCCGCGCCGCGGCGAGCCCTGCTGGTTGGACCTGTGCACGGGTGCCCCGGAACGGGCGGACGCGTTCTGGGCGCCGACGCTGGGCTGGGCGGTGCAGGACGGGCGCTACCTCACCGGTGGCCGCCTGCTCTCCGCGCGTTCCGGGCGGTGCGTCGACGGCCGCTGGGACTGGCTGTGCCACTTCGCCACCGAGGACGTGGACTTCGCGGCGAACCGCGCGGTCCAAGGCGGCGGCCGGGTCGTGGACGGCCTGCACCACCCCGTGCTCGGCGAGGTCGTCGTCATCGCCGACCCGCAGGGCGCGGTCTACGGCCTCGCCACCGACATCGGCCGCTGGGGCGGCTCCCCGGCCGAAGGCTCCGGCCGTTGA
- a CDS encoding LysR substrate-binding domain-containing protein, translating into MEARHLRYALALAEHQHFGRAATAIGIAQPPLSKQIAALEREVGAPLFDRTPHGVFPTAAGEAFLDRARRALAEMTAAAGDAGRAARGETGRLRLGFIGSALLELLPRLLGRFGREHPDVRMQVQELSTAHSAAALLAGDLDLAIGRGAPRGAGAENLTSVTVGTDRLVAVVGSAHPYAGQAAVRAEQLREQALIITPADEEPYVRAGLRQLLGEDAPALRRATEARDVHTIVGLAACGLGVGLVPACVRAAPRPDTWISEVRPRIDLPELVMSFRTRDRSPVLAAFLDTTREQCPEVGGRI; encoded by the coding sequence GTGGAAGCCCGGCACCTGCGCTACGCGCTCGCCCTCGCCGAACACCAGCACTTCGGCCGCGCGGCCACCGCCATCGGCATCGCGCAACCCCCGCTGTCCAAGCAGATCGCCGCCCTGGAACGGGAAGTCGGCGCCCCGCTGTTCGACCGCACGCCGCACGGCGTGTTCCCGACCGCGGCGGGGGAGGCGTTCCTGGACCGGGCGCGGCGGGCGCTGGCGGAGATGACGGCCGCAGCAGGAGACGCCGGACGGGCCGCGCGCGGCGAAACGGGTCGGCTGCGGCTGGGGTTCATCGGCTCGGCGCTGCTGGAACTGCTGCCGCGGCTGCTGGGCCGCTTCGGTCGCGAGCACCCCGACGTGCGGATGCAGGTGCAGGAACTGTCGACCGCGCACAGCGCCGCCGCGCTGCTGGCCGGGGACCTCGACCTCGCCATCGGGCGCGGCGCCCCTCGCGGCGCGGGAGCCGAGAACCTCACCTCGGTCACCGTCGGCACCGACCGGCTCGTCGCCGTCGTCGGCTCCGCCCACCCCTACGCGGGGCAGGCCGCGGTGCGCGCGGAACAACTGCGCGAGCAGGCCCTGATCATCACCCCGGCCGACGAGGAGCCCTACGTCCGCGCCGGCCTGCGCCAGCTGCTCGGCGAGGACGCGCCCGCGCTCCGCCGCGCCACCGAGGCCCGCGACGTGCACACCATCGTCGGGCTCGCCGCGTGCGGCCTCGGCGTGGGCCTCGTCCCGGCCTGCGTGCGCGCCGCCCCCCGCCCGGACACCTGGATCAGCGAAGTGCGCCCGCGCATCGACCTGCCGGAACTGGTGATGTCGTTCCGGACGCGGGACCGCTCCCCGGTGCTCGCCGCGTTCCTGGACACGACCCGCGAACAGTGCCCCGAAGTCGGCGGGAGGATCTGA
- a CDS encoding tyrosine-type recombinase/integrase, with protein MREATGGSVARWMEVYLEHLQARKLAANSLRAYRLDLDSVGGALAEVTGARVGELAMAAVTASQLRSAFARHAAARSASSVTRAWSTWNGFFGFLVVEGAVGGNPMQVVPKPRSAPSTPKPLQGEDTPERLLRLVAEGGRRARNPWPERDLAVLAVLLCTGVRSAELLDLTVASLAGRPGDRRLHVHGKGGKNRSIPIEGALDEVVGAYLSSRRVRFGERLPGAEPLFVDHRGEPLRRGGLQYLVRQSLRAAGISDRVQRGAMVHALRHTFATRLAEDGANAAEIAKLLGHASINSSQTYIDVTAREQRLSVRANRTHRVLGELAPREG; from the coding sequence GTGCGGGAGGCGACCGGGGGTTCGGTGGCGCGCTGGATGGAGGTGTACCTGGAACACCTGCAGGCCAGGAAGCTCGCCGCGAACTCGTTGCGGGCCTACCGGCTCGATCTCGACTCGGTGGGCGGGGCGCTCGCGGAGGTCACCGGCGCGCGCGTCGGCGAGCTGGCGATGGCGGCGGTGACGGCGTCGCAGCTGCGGTCCGCGTTCGCGCGGCACGCCGCCGCCCGCTCGGCGTCGTCGGTGACGCGGGCCTGGTCGACGTGGAACGGGTTCTTCGGCTTCCTCGTCGTCGAAGGCGCCGTCGGGGGCAATCCGATGCAGGTGGTGCCGAAACCCCGCAGCGCGCCGTCGACGCCGAAACCGCTGCAGGGCGAGGACACCCCAGAGCGATTGCTGCGGCTCGTCGCCGAAGGCGGGCGCCGCGCCCGGAACCCGTGGCCGGAACGGGACCTGGCGGTGCTGGCCGTGCTGCTGTGCACGGGAGTCCGCTCGGCGGAGCTGCTCGACCTCACCGTCGCGTCCCTGGCCGGGCGGCCCGGCGACCGGCGGCTGCACGTGCACGGCAAGGGCGGCAAGAACCGCTCCATCCCCATCGAAGGCGCGCTCGACGAGGTCGTCGGCGCCTACCTGAGTTCGCGGCGCGTGCGGTTCGGCGAGCGGCTGCCCGGTGCCGAGCCGCTGTTCGTCGACCACCGGGGCGAACCGCTGCGCCGCGGCGGGCTCCAGTACCTGGTGCGCCAGTCGTTGCGCGCCGCCGGAATCTCCGACCGGGTGCAGCGGGGCGCGATGGTGCACGCGCTGCGGCACACCTTCGCGACCCGGCTGGCCGAGGACGGCGCGAACGCGGCGGAGATCGCGAAGCTGCTGGGCCACGCGTCGATCAACTCCAGCCAGACCTACATCGACGTCACGGCCCGGGAGCAACGCCTCTCGGTCCGCGCCAACCGCACCCACCGAGTCCTGGGCGAACTCGCACCCCGCGAGGGGTGA
- a CDS encoding MFS transporter: MISTGSGEATAARPGLANRLVLPIVLTATFMQLLDVTIAQVGLPAIQRDLRIGPGAAQLVLAGYTLTYACTLVPAGRLGDRYGYRRLFTTGVVLFVLASATCAAAPTGELLVLARLVQGVGSGLMGPQVLSILQSEVPVARRPHALGLLTATMGIASLIGPALGGVLLAAAPHEFGWRLVFLVNVPVGLLALAGSRLLPRGRTAAGVTVDWLGAVLATTGLGSLILPVALGRDLAPWSTWACFAVSGTVLGAFALTQRRARDPLLHPSVLRDPTTRTGILLVLMFNAGLPSFNYLLLMHLQISAGHSALAAGLLNAPYPIAAIAGSRVAPRLAARFGPRLLAVAAALFAAAASALILGISSTWATLALLVPAGAAFGVFTASAFTLVLSGVEPAAAGSAAGLLPTAQQLGGSLGVALAGATYFTAGQSFGHAMAYEAAVFLCTAGIALRVRR; the protein is encoded by the coding sequence GTGATCTCCACAGGTAGCGGCGAAGCCACCGCGGCCCGGCCAGGGCTCGCGAACCGGCTGGTGCTGCCGATCGTGCTCACCGCGACGTTCATGCAGCTGCTCGACGTCACGATCGCTCAGGTCGGACTCCCCGCCATCCAACGCGACCTGCGAATCGGGCCGGGAGCCGCGCAACTGGTGCTGGCCGGGTACACGCTCACCTACGCTTGCACGCTGGTCCCGGCGGGGCGGCTGGGCGACCGATACGGATATCGGCGCCTGTTCACCACCGGTGTAGTGCTGTTCGTCCTCGCGTCGGCGACCTGCGCGGCCGCCCCCACCGGTGAGCTGCTGGTGCTCGCGCGGCTCGTGCAAGGCGTGGGCAGCGGGCTGATGGGGCCGCAAGTCCTGTCGATCCTCCAATCCGAGGTGCCCGTCGCGCGCCGTCCGCACGCGCTGGGCCTGCTCACCGCGACGATGGGCATCGCCTCGCTCATCGGTCCGGCGCTGGGCGGCGTGCTGCTCGCCGCCGCCCCGCACGAGTTCGGGTGGCGGCTCGTCTTCCTGGTGAACGTCCCGGTCGGCCTGCTAGCGCTGGCCGGAAGCCGCCTGCTGCCTCGTGGCCGGACCGCCGCAGGAGTCACCGTCGACTGGCTGGGCGCCGTACTGGCCACGACGGGACTCGGGTCGCTGATCCTGCCGGTCGCGCTCGGCCGGGATCTCGCGCCCTGGTCGACGTGGGCCTGCTTCGCGGTTTCCGGGACGGTCCTCGGCGCGTTCGCCCTGACTCAGCGCCGCGCCCGCGATCCCCTGCTGCACCCGAGCGTGCTGCGCGACCCCACTACCCGCACCGGGATCCTGCTGGTGCTGATGTTCAACGCAGGCCTCCCCTCATTCAACTACCTGCTGCTGATGCACTTGCAAATCTCCGCTGGCCACAGCGCACTGGCGGCCGGGCTGCTCAACGCGCCCTATCCGATCGCGGCGATCGCGGGCAGCCGGGTCGCTCCCCGGCTCGCCGCCCGCTTCGGTCCCCGGTTGCTCGCCGTGGCGGCGGCGTTGTTCGCCGCGGCGGCCTCAGCGCTCATCCTCGGAATCTCCTCGACCTGGGCGACCCTCGCGCTGCTGGTGCCTGCCGGGGCCGCGTTCGGGGTGTTCACCGCCTCGGCATTCACCCTGGTGCTGTCCGGAGTGGAGCCCGCGGCGGCGGGCTCGGCCGCAGGATTGCTGCCGACAGCCCAGCAGCTCGGCGGTTCGCTCGGCGTGGCGCTGGCCGGTGCGACGTACTTCACGGCCGGGCAGTCCTTCGGGCACGCCATGGCCTACGAGGCGGCAGTGTTCCTGTGCACCGCGGGAATAGCACTGCGCGTGCGACGTTGA
- a CDS encoding beta/gamma crystallin domain-containing protein, whose translation MITKTKKTARGAAAAIIAAAAFTMVGPVGTAFAINQVACAPGENFLKIWSHASNGPEKVTCYANGGKMDFGGRWISKVSTGNNTFVYYDDNGDVLKIDKWNNVKLNNEPKVNAIEIR comes from the coding sequence GTGATCACCAAGACGAAGAAGACCGCCCGCGGCGCGGCCGCCGCAATCATCGCGGCCGCCGCCTTCACCATGGTCGGGCCGGTCGGAACCGCGTTCGCCATCAACCAGGTCGCCTGCGCTCCGGGCGAGAACTTCCTGAAGATCTGGTCGCACGCGAGCAACGGTCCCGAGAAGGTCACCTGCTACGCGAACGGCGGGAAGATGGACTTCGGCGGCCGGTGGATCAGCAAGGTCTCCACGGGGAACAACACCTTCGTCTACTACGACGACAACGGCGACGTCCTGAAGATCGACAAGTGGAACAACGTCAAGCTCAACAACGAGCCGAAGGTCAACGCGATCGAGATCCGGTGA
- a CDS encoding alpha/beta hydrolase, with product MTDSSTVDAVFVLVHGAWHSSAQWAAAQRALTARGAASVAVDLPGHGFDAPLPSGYAEPGQPGLDTEKSALAGMTMDEAAAAIVAVLRGARRHSQVVLVSHSAGGGPASLAAELAPELVDLQVYLSAFVPAGRPRFADYITAPENADALGASLYIGDSEALGAMRINPLSTDPDYVEELRRTHYSDTPAAAFTRWRHALSPDLPIAIPTTAVTVTADRWGAVPRAFVRCASDRALAPATQDLMIAEADAAMPEHPFAVSTLPGGHTPFAARPDDLAAALMSVLRRPRAAE from the coding sequence ATGACTGATTCATCCACAGTGGACGCCGTGTTCGTGCTCGTGCACGGAGCTTGGCACTCGTCCGCGCAATGGGCGGCCGCGCAGCGCGCCCTCACCGCTCGCGGCGCCGCGAGCGTCGCCGTCGACCTGCCCGGACACGGCTTCGACGCGCCGCTGCCGAGCGGTTACGCCGAACCCGGCCAGCCCGGACTGGACACCGAGAAGTCCGCGCTGGCCGGCATGACGATGGACGAGGCCGCGGCCGCGATCGTCGCGGTGCTGCGCGGTGCGCGCCGGCATTCGCAGGTGGTGCTCGTCTCGCACAGCGCGGGTGGCGGCCCGGCCTCGCTCGCGGCGGAACTCGCGCCGGAACTGGTGGACCTGCAGGTCTACTTGTCGGCGTTCGTCCCGGCCGGTCGGCCCCGGTTCGCCGACTACATCACCGCACCGGAGAACGCCGACGCGCTCGGCGCGAGCCTGTACATCGGCGATTCCGAGGCCCTCGGCGCGATGCGGATCAACCCGCTGTCCACCGACCCCGACTACGTCGAGGAACTGCGCCGCACCCACTACAGCGACACCCCGGCGGCCGCGTTCACCCGCTGGCGGCACGCGTTGAGCCCGGACCTGCCGATCGCGATTCCGACCACCGCGGTCACCGTGACCGCCGACCGCTGGGGAGCCGTGCCGCGCGCCTTCGTGCGCTGCGCATCGGACCGGGCCCTCGCTCCCGCCACGCAGGACCTGATGATCGCCGAAGCCGACGCGGCCATGCCCGAGCACCCCTTCGCGGTCAGCACGCTGCCGGGCGGGCACACCCCGTTCGCCGCCCGTCCGGACGACCTGGCCGCCGCGCTGATGTCGGTGCTGCGCCGCCCGCGGGCCGCCGAGTGA
- a CDS encoding AI-2E family transporter: protein MGKERDGPAVPRGLRVAGAVSWRLLAVAAVLVVLGRIALVLSELVISLGIAMLLAALLAPLVDRMDHVGVPRTLATVLALLLGLVVVGGVLTLVVLTVINGLPGLQEQAAHTVESVHQWLRTGPLRLSQGQLDQGVQRVTDYLRGSQNSLTAGALNTASTVLSVGSGLLIALFTLIFFLRDGRSIWRFVLDLTVPAHVRDRVDVAGRHAFESLVAYVRASAAVALMDAVGVGVGCAIVGVPLAAALAALVFIGAFVPYVGAMIAGSIAVLMALVTTGPLPALIVLAIVVGVMQLEGHVLQPLILGHAVRLHPLAVVLGITAGFLGAGVAGAVFAVPAIALLNAGIRALIDPPAELGETEDAGEETVADEHA from the coding sequence GTGGGGAAGGAACGGGACGGACCGGCCGTGCCGCGAGGGCTGCGCGTCGCCGGGGCCGTGAGCTGGCGGCTGCTGGCGGTGGCGGCGGTGCTCGTGGTGCTCGGCCGGATCGCGCTGGTGCTGTCCGAGCTGGTGATCTCGCTCGGCATCGCGATGCTGCTCGCGGCGTTGCTCGCGCCCCTGGTGGACCGGATGGACCACGTCGGGGTACCGCGGACCCTCGCGACGGTGCTGGCGCTGCTGCTGGGGCTCGTCGTGGTGGGCGGGGTGCTGACGCTCGTCGTGCTCACCGTGATCAACGGACTGCCCGGGTTGCAGGAGCAGGCCGCGCACACCGTGGAGAGCGTCCACCAGTGGCTCCGGACCGGGCCGCTGCGGCTCAGCCAGGGACAGCTCGACCAAGGGGTGCAGCGCGTCACCGACTACCTGCGCGGCAGCCAGAACAGCCTCACCGCGGGGGCGTTGAACACCGCGAGCACCGTGCTCAGCGTCGGCAGCGGGTTGCTGATCGCCCTGTTCACGCTGATCTTCTTCCTGCGCGACGGCCGGTCGATCTGGCGGTTCGTCCTCGATCTCACCGTGCCCGCGCACGTCCGGGACCGCGTCGACGTGGCCGGGCGGCACGCGTTCGAGTCGCTGGTCGCTTACGTCCGGGCGAGCGCGGCGGTCGCGTTGATGGACGCGGTGGGCGTCGGCGTCGGCTGCGCCATCGTCGGCGTGCCGCTGGCCGCGGCGCTGGCGGCGCTGGTGTTCATCGGCGCGTTCGTGCCCTACGTCGGAGCGATGATCGCGGGCTCGATCGCGGTGCTGATGGCGCTGGTCACCACCGGCCCGCTGCCCGCGCTCATCGTGCTCGCCATCGTCGTCGGCGTGATGCAGCTGGAGGGGCACGTGCTGCAGCCGCTGATCCTCGGGCACGCCGTGCGGCTGCACCCGCTGGCCGTCGTCCTCGGCATCACCGCCGGTTTCCTCGGTGCCGGGGTGGCGGGCGCGGTGTTCGCGGTGCCCGCGATCGCCCTGCTCAACGCCGGAATCCGGGCGCTCATCGACCCCCCGGCGGAGCTCGGCGAAACCGAGGACGCGGGCGAGGAGACCGTCGCCGACGAGCACGCGTGA